A stretch of DNA from Oryza brachyantha chromosome 9, ObraRS2, whole genome shotgun sequence:
TGAAGCTGTGCAAGTCCTACCCTGCAGTGTGCCGCCACTTGGACATCACTGATTGTGGCAAGACTCCATGCAAAGATTCTGGCAAGGTACCTCATGTGGATGTAGATTTCCATTTGGCACCAAATGCTTCCTCCCCATCATCTCTTTGCACGCACCATCCTACGCATGTAAAAATAGTGTTCATAATTCTACTCTTGTTGAATTTTTGTAGATCGCGTTGTTTTTGAGTAAAATTGTGCATTCTAGCCTACTGCTGTGGCTTACTTGATGGACGTGAATTATCATCTACCATGCTTTTGCTTTTGCGAACAAGAGTTGTTAAGGTTCATTGAGCTGCTGCTTTTGAGGATTCAGTATATATTTCATGGTTCTGTCGTTGTTCTTTATGCCCACTCTTTTCTGTATTTCTAGGAGAAACAAATAACCTATTGAGAAGTATGTTTGACCTAAGAGATGGATATGCAGCATGATATATACTGATTTCATCATCTTGGAAATTAGTAAGATTTAAGGATTAGTTCTCATCGGGATACTTGTTCTGTTTCCGTTGCAGTTTTGCACTTACAGCTTAAGCCATAGATGTTTTCATGGATCACAAAGGGACTTGATTTCTAGCTGAGTTTTCTTGGAGATGATTATACTGAGTTGGTAAGTTGTTACTGCAGTAATTATTTTAAGTTCTTTTGGCCTATTACTAAATTAGCATAGCACGTATCGCGCCTTTGTACTTTGCTTATTAGGCTTTATTCGGTCTACTAAGGCTCTAATATGCTTTTATGGCTCCTTGATAATTTAAGGCCTGGCGAGATTTCTGCTGGGGTCTCTAAAAATCGATTCAGCTAATGGTTATTTCTGTACTCTGCAGTATACATTAATTTACTGCCAGGATGTGCAATATAATAAAGATTGGCAATGAAATTCTCTTaatattactacctccattttatattgtatgactttctagccttgtttaaattcatttattgatgaatgtatataatttatatgtctTATATTctgaaacggaaggagtatgCAATACTTCAGAACGATGAGATATTGCACGATGAAGCACTGAGACGAAATCATGGACATGCTCCCTGAGCTACCAATCCCTGCTGTTTGAAGATGAATCAACTGCAGAGATTGCGATGGGATCGGCTGGTGCTCTGGACAAAGCTGAAGAGTGAGTAAAAACATCCATATGCTTTGCTGTATCCCGAAAAGATTGCGAGTTTTTGGGCATAACCTTGTAgtagtattatttttctgaTCTAAAAGAGTCAGATCCTGTAAAAAAAGTCTTAAATCCCTGTGTGCTGACTTGGTACAGTCCCCGTGTTATTGTGACAAAGATTAGTGGTGTGTAAACACTTTGAAGCTGTTGTAACCTTCCGTTATTATTTCCTAATACTAATAATAGAATCCAGGCAAATCCcatttagtgtaaaaatattCAGTCTAATTCACCAGATGAGGAAATGATCATGTGATTTACTTTCACAATATTGCACTGTTGTGCTGTAATTTTCTGCATCACTTGAATACCATTCCATCCTAAATGCTATTCTGATTCTTGCAGAAACTCTCCAGATTGTTGGATATATAGTGCCGGTGGGGAGgacattttcattttcatgtAGCTTGTGCAGTTGGTAAGCTCCATGATGTCATGACAGTACTGATGACGATGGCTAGAATTGATGATAATGTGATCATCTAGTTAGTAGTAGTTTTCTTGCAAGGATGGTTCTCTGAACTAACAAAACCACTTTTCTGTATACACAATTATGATCCTATCCCTGCATCCTTACATGAGATATTGTTCTATCTATTATGGAAATGAAGGGATATTGTTATATCTATTCTGAAAATAAATGAGAAGCTGACATGATATTTCTTTGGTTTGTCTGTCCCGCTGTTTGTGACGGCAATAAATGATAAGCATGACCTTGTGAAGGTACTTGGAGGATGTTTTTGTTATAGTCTTAGATAAAACCGGGCGCATAACAAACATGGCATTATATCAGGTGAAAACAAGTTAGTTATTCAGAatacacatgaaaaataacGAGTTCAAGTTTCAGGAAATAAACATGTGAGAGAAGGAATGATGAGGCATGAATAAGgtttgttagaaaaaaaaacaacaaatgttGTTTATCAAGAGAGGTCTTCTTTTGTGAAAAACAATAGAGGTGGGAGAGCTGGAGGAGATTAGGCATCATATTTTCACTTATTCTttgtggaagaaaaaaaaagttcacttGTAAAATTAACCCAATGCAACTAACCTTCGTTCTAACCGAGCTACTACGTGTAAAATTGTCAATCATCTAAATGGCTTCGTGTGTAAAAAGCTCCCCAGAGCACTACCCTGCTCTACTTTGCGGTAGATTAATAATTCACATTTGAGATGTTAAAAACTCATTTGATCAACTATTAAGAAAGTATAAATCATGGGTTGGACCGGAGGTTGATTGTTTCAAGaggttgattgtttgattttttttttggaaaaacaaaatacatattttctaacaaaaaataatttatcaataaaatttttatattaatgttcttaccgatctaaaattttaagattaaataaagtatgataaaaaatattaaaattaactctaaattaaaaataacataaatacGAGCGAGAAAATGAGGATGCCAATCTTTTGTCCATTCATTTCCTTTTTggattagttaatttttttagagaagggtatttttacccGGCCTCTATATCTACTCGGATATATGCagccatttgttttattttagaaactcTGGGAACTTAGCCCAAGTAGAGGATCTAGCCCCTCAAATAcctaatctaaaattcatgtttctatagagatttaaacttaaagaCCTTGGGTGTTAGTTAGGTTGATGTAACTTTGGATTAAATAACTCTCTCATGAAAATACTACAATGAAGATGAACATGCATGTAAGATGCTACAATACCGACCAAAATTGGGCTAAGTGAACGATGCTTGAACAAGCACGACCGACATGACATTGTCTCGTGACAACTGGCAAGGCAGGTGTTATATGCAGctaggctgtgttctttttcaCTTTTAGCTTTTGGATTTTCACATAtacatttttcaaacttgtAAACgttatatttcatataaaaaaataacacctAGCCTTTGTAAAGTAAGCCTTTtactttatagtagttaattcagTTATCTATGTCATCAAATAgatatcaaaaaatcaaatagtcTCACAATCCTAAAATCTTAGTTATCTCAAACGCTACCTTATTTCAGTTGTGAAATAGCGATGACTAACTTAACCATTTTTTGGGCCATTAAGCCATTGTGTAAATTGTAACCATGATGTTGACAATAAAGCATAGATGTGTAGCGAGAGGATATCACTTGTTACACATGTTAACTAACTAAAATCTAATGCTAAAATTTTCTTGGATACTACTATACAGTCTAGCGGATGATTTTTCAGAGCAAGGGATTGTAAtagaccccccccccccactcgaatttttttgagaaataacattattttaatgaaaaatcacaAGATTAGAGGTCATCCATAGAAAATCATAACTTTAACACCCTGTCAAACTGTGAGTGTTTGATTAGGCAGAAAGGGAAGTCAAACGAGTACATAAGTTCAGACCACACGAGGACGTAACACACTACTTTTGTGGTGTAGATAATTGTGTGTAAAAAAACCTCAACCTCCATCGAGCGTGGTCCTCCTTTTTATACTTCTAAGGGTAACTGTCCGGTGGAGAAGTtacaaaagaataaaaacagTGTGCATAGACATGGGCGGTTCTAGGGCGTGACCTCGATGGGCCTAAGACCACCAAAAATTTACATCTAAGGCATACTGtatatgaaaaaagaaaaataactcctatgaaagggaaaaaaaagagaaactcCCTCAATAATACACGATAATGaattattgattaattttaaGCTTGTATGGTATATTTGGTATGATACGTTTATGgtatttaaacaaattatataagttggaCTATCCAAAATTAAAATCCTAAATACGCCACATAGATAGGACACCTATAGCAGGGATATAAATGCCCTTTGTGACCGGCTAGGGAGCCATACCTCCATGTTGCTCCTGTTGACGCACAGTACCAAGACACCCATAATATTCTTGACATTTTCTTCTTGCATCCATCATTCGTTAGTAAACGTGATTTCTAAGCCAACCATCTCTGCCTCATCACATTCGCGGACAGGAGTAATAACGCCCCTGAAGTTGACATGTAATAATGACAACAAGATCGGTAAAGTGAGTGTCAGGGTGTGTGTGCGTGCTCCTAACCGTCCTTGGCTCTGACGCACACCATTTGTTGTCAGTCTAACAATTAACGGGTTGGTGGTACATTACTCAAGCTCCTTGTTCAATGAAAGCATGTGGTTGTAGGTATCAAGCGCTGACTGTTGTGACACCCCCCTCCTCTGGTTCGGGTTGGGTGTTGGGCTGCCCCGTCCCTGCTTTATGGGTTGCCTGTGGGCGACCCCTTTTTTGGGATTGCTTACCATTAGAAAGGAGATCATGGTTTCCATATCACCGATAAAGTCTAGAGTGAAAAGTAGACTACTCTTGGCCCAAGATGCAGTATTGGTAAATAAAGATAGTCTAATGTGCAATTTACTCTTCAAAAATTTGGTTGGCCTTAAATGTTATTATCTTATTTCTCCCATCTTTCTCACTCATTTATCCTCTTTCTCTCTAGTTGGACTGTCAGAGGAGGTTCGCAGATCCAACCATGGGGATATGGAGTAGGAGGCGATACATATGTGGTTCCTCTTAGGTGCTAGCAAAGAGATATTTTCAGTTGACTGCAAAGATGTGGGCatcaagaaaagaacaaaGTAAATCAACAGGTGCCACGAAGCAAAGGGAAATGGCGATGTCCTACATGAGGGTTGTGGAGCGGCATAGTAGGAATGGACACATTCCAATAGAGCATGGGAGTCAAACTGGTCGATGGGGGTACTGTGGAGGAGTTCAGGGCTGATGACCCATTAGGCCAAGAATCAAGGCTGACGTAGGAGCCAAGGCATTGCCCAAGGGGATCAACTACAACAAAGAGGTGAGGTGAAGAGACCTGAAGGCTAAAGGAGGAACCCAACGGGAGGAGTTGACAGTGACCATATATGGTCTTAACATTAAGTCACTATATTTGTCTTATGATCCCAAGGTGCTTCCTTCGCTTGGGTCCCCTAAGTCACCACCACTATTTCATTCTTGCCCCAACGTGACATTACCAGCTCATCCTCGCTCCCTGGTTACCGAGGCTCTTCCTCAAACACTGACCTTCTTCTTTCTCGATAAAAAAGTACAAaagtgtaaaatttaagttgaagAGGGCTAAATCAGATTTAACCAAAAAACTCATTATAAATGTGTCGGCCTCCCGTGATAAACGAAGCCAAATACGATTGGCAAAAGCTAAGATTTAAAACAACATACAAATCCACGGATTGCTAAACACGTTGTTGCTTGATGCTCGTACttgaagtttttatttttatttttataaatatttatagaactAGATTTTCATTCAAAAATAGTAGCTGACGTGGTAGACGGAGATAGGGCGGCGATGACGGCCGTTAGCTGGTCGGTgcatatttttgcaaattagCCCCTTGTTGCCCTTAGGAGGGAAATGGAAATTTTTCGGCGCTCGGTCGGTGAGGCGTCGCACACGGGAGTCaaggactaattaggctcaaaaaattcatctcacgatttcccccttaactgtgcaattagtttttattttcatctatatttaatgctccatttataTGTCCAAGGATccgatttgatgtttttgaataaaattttggaaactaagtGGGCCCTAAGGGTGTGTTTAGTTGTGAAAAGTTTTTGAGTTTGGTTGTCCCATCGATGTACGGATatacatttgaaatattaaacatagtctaataacaaaacaaattacatatttcACCAGGAAACTACAAAACAAAtctaatcctaattaatccgtcattaataaatgtttactgtagcaccataTTATCAAATGATGACacaattaggtttaaaagattcatctcacaatTTACAAGCAATCGGTCTAAttggttttttgttttgcctacatttaatactccaCATATATggctaaatattcgatgtgacagtgTGAAAATTTCTGTTTTGGGATTAAACAGGACctaaattgcaaaaataaccGTCAGCCCGTTAACAGTCGTCGCCCAGGTCCGATCTCTGTCTGCCACGTTAGCTAACGCGTCCTTCCAGAGGACATTTTCTATATCGCGCCCTCTGGTTTGGCGCGAGGAGATTAgaattacaatttttttcaatagaCATATATttctgtaaatattttaaaaatgaaattaaaaataaaaagtccTCCTCCGACACCCAAATCAGATTCGAATCCAGCGCAGTCTCCTCCGCTTCTTTTGCGTAAACCCCCTCCAACTCCTCTCCATTCATACCCAACCCCACCgttcccctccccttccctgagttccctctcctccacctcgctcccaccacctccgcctcctcctcgactTGTTGATCCGGAGCTCCGACGCACCAGCACCACAGCTCCGGCGCGATGTTCTCTTCCGCGAGGTGAgggttttctcttttttttttcttttttggtttggattgTCTGCTGGGGGGTGTTCTTGGATTGGGCTCGAGGTGTTCGGCAGATTGCTTGGTCGGCTGATTTGGCTATGTGGGCGGGCGCTGGTGGGGTTTGTTTGGCTGCAGGGGCTTCTGGGGGCGGCACCGGCGGAAGATACTGGCCTCGCTTggggtcgccggcgccggctacGTCGCCTACAAGCTCTACGACGCGCACCGGAGTCAGAGCCAGCTCGTCCGGGTGGAGCAGCGCGCGCTCGAGGagcgcgccgccgaggagaTAATCAAGAACCAGTAAGATCCCAGAAGCTTCCTTTAAGGGTGTTCTGCTGCTACTTGTGTGTAGGGTTTAATTGGGTTTCTTTtacttcctcttcttcttgcaTTGCTGTGGTCTTCTTTGATGTGTGGCGTAGCAGCTGCGTGAGGATAGTCGAATCTAAGGTTGGGGTTGAGGAAAAATTGAACCTTTTGTTGCACGGATATAATTGTAATTGTAGTAGACTATTACTTTCTTAGTTGTGTTCAGTTGGGTTGGGGATTTTTGTTCTTGCATTGTTGCTTTGCCAAGTCCTATATCGGTTGAAGTGTAAAATTGTGGTTTGGACCTCCTTGAGACAAGAATAAGAATGCCAAGTTGGGTCTCTTAACTATTTTAGACGATTTACATCTCTTTTAGTATGATAGGAGGGATGGAGAGAAAATCTTGTTGTCTTATTTATGTTAGACTAGCTAAATACCCGTGTATGGATAAAATGAACTATGCACATGTTAGCATTGTTTGGAACAAGTTAATTGTGAGatttttcaaacaatttcATCCCTACAGATGGCTTTGCATGGTTAACTTGTATTCTAGAgctgaaataatatattaataatacgtaagaaggatttttttctaatattaaaGGACATGGAgtagttggtaaaaaaatcaccaTAGGAGGTGGGGTGGCAGATTCTCCACCACCATTGCTTTCTTTATAGATGAGAACTGAGGAGTGCTACAATCTATGTTCATGGAGTTTATGTTAAGAATGAGAACCAACTACAAGGTATGAGGTATCAAAGTGCTAGAAAAGATGTCCTTTTCTGTTTTAGTAGTGAACTAGTGATACAGAGTGGTCTGTGATGTACAGAAAACAGTGTAATGTTGAGATTAAGTATAGCATTGTTTCCCAAACAGACTGCCTTGTGATCATTTTGTATGCTTCCTTTTGCAGATTGCAGACCCATTTTGAAAATGTGCAGAACATCTCGGACACCACCACACTGCCTTTTGCTATGCATTATCTCCGTTCAAGGATCATGGAGGAATTGGATATTTCACACCTGACTGAGAGGCTAATGCATGGGAAGGGAGAACCCAGTGCCCTGACACCAAAGGAGAAGTATGATACTTGGgagaagataaaaattttgagtatGCTTCTTatgttacatatttttttgttgcatgcCTAGTTGAATTTTTCTTTGGCCAATAGACTacaataaattatggattgatATTCTTGTTGTATGGCTTCTTCTTTTTGTAGGTTTCACAAGGACAGTTTCTTCAATATGGGCAATGACATTGCTTAGCTTATATGTTAGAGTCCAGGTCACTATATTAGGCAGACATCTATACTTAGATTTTGCTCGTGTTACAGATGGTGCACAATTGCAGGTAAAACTCCAAAAATTATGCTTTTTCCTGTGCTCTCAGTTGTTTCcactataggaaagttatagTATGCTTAGATCTTTCTTTATCTTAATTACCTGGTAGTGATGCTTGTTCTTttgaaagttaaaatttgaatttatactTGAATGAATTTAGCCCAAGCTATTTGCTGATATtgaaatatatctttttatagGAGGGATCTGATACCTTTGGCAAAAACGGGCACAAAGACTTTCTTGCAACTGCTGATTACCTTGCCACATATGGTATCAATGCATTAATTACAAAGATGCAACATGCTGCAACAGATATCTTGAAAGAGTAAATATTTCTTTCCCTGTCCATGTGGCGATTATATcgccaatttttttattaattattggaTTACCAACATGATCAGCACTTTAGAATGGAAAAGTGTTTCAGTTTTACTTCCTGAAATAAGGATTACAGCAAAGCACTCATTTATAAATGAGTATCCAGACTTCTATGTTCAATTCAAACTAGAATTGTATTGCTTGGTGTGTTTCTCTTAGTGATAACTTCTATGGAAAAATATGCAGGAAACAACTGAAAGACCCTATGAGCATTGATCAAGTATTAGAAacaattttacaaatattgaACCAGTTCATGGGTCTTTGTGAAGATAACTCTTGGATAAATTACCTTGTGCCTGAGAATGCCAATCTTTATGCACAGTTGATGGCTGTGTCCAGCAGCGGCTTTGATGATTCTTCACTTCTGAAAGATGTTAGAAAGCTTGATCAGTTAATGTCTGAGACACGTATAGTGTTGTCAAGGTAATGGTACTCCTATGCATGTTAAGCAATATGGTAATTTGCACTGcaaatcttttgttttctcaaTCTTTCACATTGctacacattatttttttccatcagTTTTGATTACTTTAAAATGCTGCAAAAATACTTTTGATCCCTATGAAATATATAACTACATAGTGAAATTTATACTTACAAATCTATCTCAAATGGCATGTGGTATGTAAGCTACTAGATCGTTATTATGATCTTCTACAGTTATTAAGAAAGAATTAGGTTGAAACTTGAAACACATATAACGATGGAAAGTAgtgatgaaattaaaagttGTTGAGATCAACATTTCAACACAATCAAGTGATACAACAAATTTTCCTCTCATCTGTATGCATACCATTATTATGATATTGCTACTGGATAAATAAAGGTGCtcaatttttattagatggtaTTTGTTCATTTGCAATATGTATGCAAAAGAGTACAGTGTCATTGCTATACATAGATAAATGTTGGTTGTGATAGGAAGGTTGTATCCTTCTACAGTAATTAATTGCAAAAGTTTATGATCAGTGACATGTTAGTGATTTACTCTTTCTATGATTGGATATATTTCTTAAAAGAAATTACATGAATATCCTACATAATCAAACATTCTGATTGCAGTGATGATTTCAGAAATATCATGGATAGATCATTGAAGAAGATAGCGGGTGTCGTAATAGAGGACTTGGCTGTACAGATTGGAACTCCAATACCACCATCTGGATTGCCTTTGGCAAAGCTCTTGGCCAAAGTAGCTCAACTGAGCTTGCCATTGCTTGAGGAGCCAAATAAGAACAAGCACATTCAGATTATCCGAAGTATGCCTGAAGTGGAACTCTTCTACACTTTCCTCTACGCGAACATGCCACCAGAAACATAGTGAAACACACTGATGTGGAAATACATTGGTTCCAAATTTTGCCCTTAAAACTCCAAAAGACCTGATCTATATGATATTTTGAGCATTCTGAACTCGGGAAACAGAAGGCGGAGAGAACAGTGATTTATGCTCTACCCTATATGCGCTAGCGATGTCCAGTTATCACTAACACGGATCTAACTGATTGCAATCCTTTCCTTTGATTCATGTATCTGCTTGTGTGCTTCTAGCTAGAACTGGTACTGTTTCGgccatttatttatatttttgggaGCTTACTATGAAAATAACGCTTGACAGATGTTTCAAACACTGAATGGTTTATGTAAAGTGTGATATAGATATTACTGTTGATTGCTCAtttgtttgaatgtaaaattttctatcaatgttttcttttgattGTTTATCTGTGCATGCTTGTCGAACTGTGCAGTGGAAGTGATTCCATGATTTAAACAACTTGGTGACATTTTACCCAATTCCAAATTTCCGAGTCATGTAAGGCCAGCCTACATGAGCACATGAGGACTACTTGAAAAGATGTTTGTGGTTCACTACCAACATGAAATAATGGATGCTATGTTTCATGTGCA
This window harbors:
- the LOC102709676 gene encoding peroxisome biogenesis protein 3-1-like isoform X1, whose amino-acid sequence is MFSSARGFWGRHRRKILASLGVAGAGYVAYKLYDAHRSQSQLVRVEQRALEERAAEEIIKNQLQTHFENVQNISDTTTLPFAMHYLRSRIMEELDISHLTERLMHGKGEPSALTPKEKYDTWEKIKILSFTRTVSSIWAMTLLSLYVRVQVTILGRHLYLDFARVTDGAQLQEGSDTFGKNGHKDFLATADYLATYGINALITKMQHAATDILKEKQLKDPMSIDQVLETILQILNQFMGLCEDNSWINYLVPENANLYAQLMAVSSSGFDDSSLLKDVRKLDQLMSETRIVLSSDDFRNIMDRSLKKIAGVVIEDLAVQIGTPIPPSGLPLAKLLAKVAQLSLPLLEEPNKNKHIQIIRSMPEVELFYTFLYANMPPET
- the LOC102709676 gene encoding peroxisome biogenesis protein 3-1-like isoform X2, with the translated sequence MFSSARGFWGRHRRKILASLGVAGAGYVAYKLYDAHRSQSQLVRVEQRALEERAAEEIIKNQLQTHFENVQNISDTTTLPFAMHYLRSRIMEELDISHLTERLMHGKGEPSALTPKEKYDTWEKIKILSFTRTVSSIWAMTLLSLYVRVQVTILGRHLYLDFARVTDGAQLQEGSDTFGKNGHKDFLATADYLATYGINALITKMQHAATDILKEKQLKDPMSIDQVLETILQILNQFMGLCEDNSWINYLVPENANLYAQLMAVSSSGFDDSSLLKDVRKLDQLMSETRIVLSRNIMDRSLKKIAGVVIEDLAVQIGTPIPPSGLPLAKLLAKVAQLSLPLLEEPNKNKHIQIIRSMPEVELFYTFLYANMPPET